In a genomic window of Microcoleus sp. AS-A8:
- a CDS encoding leucine-rich repeat domain-containing protein has translation MTDEELLDVIEKAAKDRVTSLNLSDKKLTTLPKEIGILTHLTALDLYNNQLTTLPTQIGNLTHLTQLYLGSNQLTTLPAEIGNLTHLTQLYLDNNHQLTALPKEILQLTHLTLLSLSNHQLTALPKEILQLTNLTVLFLNNNQLTLLPPEIGNLVNLRVLNLNSNQLTVLPKEIGNLTHLIQLFLSDNQLTVLPKEIGNFPHLIQLHLRNNQLKAIPKEVSNLTNLTALSLSDNPLTSPLKEIVQQGAQAILAYLREQF, from the coding sequence GTGACAGACGAAGAACTGCTCGACGTTATTGAAAAAGCAGCCAAGGATAGGGTAACCTCCCTTAACCTGTCAGACAAGAAACTGACGACGCTGCCAAAAGAAATCGGTATTCTCACCCATCTAACAGCGCTAGACCTCTACAACAACCAATTGACGACACTGCCAACACAAATCGGTAATCTGACCCATCTGACCCAACTCTACCTTGGCAGTAATCAGCTGACGACCCTGCCAGCAGAAATCGGGAATCTCACCCATTTGACCCAACTCTACCTCGATAACAATCATCAATTAACAGCGCTGCCTAAGGAAATTCTTCAACTCACCCATCTGACACTGCTATCTCTCAGCAATCATCAATTAACAGCGCTGCCTAAGGAAATTCTTCAGCTTACCAATCTGACTGTGCTGTTTCTCAACAACAACCAACTCACGCTGCTGCCGCCCGAAATTGGGAATCTCGTCAATCTGAGAGTACTCAATCTCAACAGTAATCAACTGACAGTGCTGCCCAAAGAAATCGGAAATCTCACCCATCTGATACAGCTTTTCCTCAGCGACAATCAGCTAACGGTACTGCCAAAAGAAATCGGAAATTTCCCCCATCTGATACAGCTTCACCTCCGTAATAACCAACTGAAAGCGATCCCCAAAGAAGTCTCTAATCTCACCAACCTGACAGCGCTATCCCTCAGCGATAATCCACTGACTTCGCCACTTAAAGAGATTGTCCAGCAAGGAGCGCAGGCAATTTTGGCCTATCTTCGAGAGCAATTCTAG
- a CDS encoding transposase yields MIVLEFKAKGKTTQYNAIDEAIRTAQFVRNKCIRFWMDNTGVGQKELYRYNTLLRADFPFVNALNSHACQVAVEWAYTSIARFYENCRKSVPGKKGYPRFKKNCRTVEYKTSGWKLSEDRRSINFIDKKGIGKLKLKGTWDLHFYPLDQIKRVRLVRRADGYYVQFLVRIEIEKVDIEPTGRIVGLDVGLKEFYTDSNGHTEPNPKFYRTGEKRLKFRQRRVSRKNIGSANRKKAINRLGRVHLKISRQREEHAKRVARCVIQSNDLVAYEDLRIKNLVKNHCLAKSINDASWYQFRKWLEYFGVKLGKITVAVNPAYTSQECSNCGSVVKKSLSMRTHVCQCGFVLDRDWNAAINILKLALSTTGHVGTWVKDPNASGDSTSTLAGAILLEQVGSMNEESPPF; encoded by the coding sequence ATGATTGTCCTAGAGTTCAAGGCTAAGGGAAAAACAACTCAATACAATGCGATAGATGAGGCGATAAGAACGGCTCAATTTGTCCGCAACAAGTGCATTCGTTTCTGGATGGACAACACAGGTGTAGGGCAGAAAGAGTTGTATCGCTACAACACGCTACTGAGAGCTGATTTTCCATTTGTAAACGCATTGAACTCCCATGCTTGCCAAGTTGCTGTTGAGTGGGCGTATACCTCAATTGCTCGGTTCTACGAGAATTGCAGGAAGTCCGTTCCCGGAAAGAAAGGGTACCCAAGATTCAAGAAGAATTGTAGAACAGTCGAGTACAAAACTTCTGGCTGGAAGCTTTCTGAGGATAGACGCTCAATCAATTTCATTGACAAGAAAGGTATTGGCAAGCTCAAACTAAAAGGGACATGGGACTTACACTTCTACCCATTAGACCAGATAAAACGGGTTAGGTTAGTACGTCGTGCTGATGGCTACTATGTTCAGTTTCTGGTGAGGATCGAAATTGAAAAAGTGGACATTGAGCCGACAGGTAGGATTGTTGGACTGGATGTAGGGTTGAAAGAGTTCTACACAGACTCCAATGGTCATACTGAACCTAACCCCAAGTTTTATCGAACTGGGGAGAAGCGGTTGAAGTTTCGACAACGCCGTGTTTCTCGTAAAAATATTGGCTCTGCCAACCGAAAAAAAGCCATTAACAGACTAGGGCGAGTACACCTCAAAATAAGTAGGCAACGTGAAGAACATGCCAAGAGAGTGGCACGTTGCGTAATCCAGTCTAACGATTTGGTAGCCTATGAAGATTTGAGGATTAAGAACTTAGTTAAAAATCACTGTCTTGCCAAGTCTATTAATGATGCTTCTTGGTATCAATTCAGAAAATGGCTAGAGTATTTCGGAGTTAAGCTCGGCAAGATAACTGTTGCAGTTAATCCTGCCTACACATCCCAAGAATGCTCTAACTGTGGCAGCGTAGTTAAAAAGTCTCTGTCCATGAGAACTCATGTTTGCCAATGTGGGTTCGTGCTAGATAGAGATTGGAATGCTGCTATTAATATCCTGAAATTAGCCTTGAGTACCACAGGGCATGTGGGAACTTGGGTCAAAGACCCGAACGCTTCGGGAGATTCGACCTCTACTCTGGCTGGAGCAATCCTGTTAGAGCAAGTTGGGTCTATGAACGAAGAATCCCCGCCCTTCTAG